The DNA region cagtccaacaggagttcccacatatgctgagcacttgttggctgcttttccttcactctgcggtccaactcatcccaaaccatctcaattgggttgaggtcgggcgattgtggaggccaggtcatctgaaggtcattctctacctaaaacacaaaaatctaacaggaagtgacttactttccttttccaaacacaaccaatcaaaatgctacacttattcaccaggtcacacacacacactcctcacatgtgcaaacactaatagcttaactgatcactaaccaatcactgctttactgtagtataggcctataaataggtcaaaggtcagattacctgttttgaacaatggatgccaacaatggacagagggcaagaggagtaggagggagaggaagaggaagaggaagaagaggacgagggcaaagaagagaaggaaggagagccatctctgatgagattagggcaacacttgttgatcatgtgatcaaccacggtttgaccatgagagaggctggactgagagtccagcccaacttgagtcgatttacagtggcgtccataattcgaaccttcagaaatgagaacaggtatgcaactatctaatgactattttagcattacagtaatgtactgtaaaatacgtatgacagcatagtattgcataaacatttgtaactctaagccatccatttactgcattgaatgaatgaggttggttatcatgctgtactacatttttttgtacattgtttacagttcctatgctgaacacatactgtgtttgaattctgtacagagtggaacggcaaagacatcatggaggacgaggacgcttgtttacagatgtacaagagactggatttataaatatggttttggccaacactgcaattaggattcgagagataagagagcatatcttgaataatgacaccatatttaacaacatcaatgctgtaagcctgtcgaccacacaacgcatcctccaacggcacagagtgacgatgaaacaactttacaaggtgccatttgagagaaactctgacagagtcaagaatatgcgacatgactttgtagaggtatgtatgcaacactatttccagtacttcagacataccatatttactcatctgtatatccttttgtctgttacagagagtattggagctggatgcccatgtaattcgccatgaatttctttatgtggatgaggttggcttcaacctcaccaaaaccaggcgccgcggaagaaatgtaataggacagagggcaattaccaatgtccctggacagcgtgggggtaatataactatgtgtgctgccatcactcaaaacggggtcctccatcacaatgccacactggccatatgctcacttttctggatgcaatttacacaatgcttgtccctgatccagatcaggagcctgctagatttgtggttttatgggacaatgttagttttcaccaggctgttctggtccaaaactggtttgccacccatccacaatttgtagttttgtacctacccccatattcaccttttctaaatcccatagaggaattattctcagcctggcgctggaaagtgcatgatcgccaaccctatgcctgcatgccgcttctccaggcaatggaggacgcatgtggggatatagaggttgcctctgtccaaggttggatatttatttcacctttatttaaccaggtaggcaaattgagaacacgttctcatttacaattgcgacctggcgaCCTGGATATGCCATGCTAGGAGATACTTCCCTTGATGTTCGGCAAGAGAAAACGTATCTTGTGATGTGGACGAagtattgtggccagacccaggccggagaagagatgaagcgtagtttaccccccccccccccccccccctaccaattcctggactgcccccccccccgggaccccacacacacaattgtgttctTTACTTTATTCTAAAGAGTATACTTTTGGTTTACATATGTTTATGTTTTTtttgtatgctactgtatacaacagtaatgtttggcctaataaatattttctgtttctacattgcattggtgtttacagtgtacttgttacccctctcagcagattactttcactgtagaacattgtattgaaatgtagatataagcctatgaaagaccaaagagctttagatttagaacaacagtgtttacatggtatatccaaaaatgtactattatgaaagcagtgtttgccatttgatgcaaatgcttcattctgacatgtttttatggcattttgaatgcagtgttacattttgaaggagatgtgatgcattttgcattttgtgtgtgcagttttgggaattgtgtgtagagttttgaaaaaaggagacagttttgaaaacgtgtgtaagcagttggaaaaaactgtaatattAGCAGTTTGCAGCACAGTTCAGCAGTGGGAAGGACTGCTGCCACACCCTGCATCAGCTGGTGAGCTGCAGGGGAGCAAGCAATGCGTGTGGGCAGACAAGCATATAGGTTGCGCTCAGGCTCTGCTTCGGTTTAAACACTCTTGCTTCCCCGTAGCTAACCAGTTACCACCAGTCTTCTAGTTAATTAACTACCCTTTGCCTGGTTAAGAAACACAAGCTACTTTATGAAATTCAAAGCAACAGCATTAGCGACCGCATTTTACATTGACAAAGCATGTCGCAGGCCATTCTAAAACTATTCTACTTGCAGACCAGACCATTCAACCAGAATGACTGGGTTTACCACGGCTTTAGGGCACCATTCTGGCGCCACCAATAGAGGGCGGCCTGAGAACGTTCATAACCGAATGAAGCGACCGAGTGACTGAGGTGACGCCTATGAATAGCTGACAACATGGAGTGGTTCAACAGGACCACATTTTCTGAAAGCTCCGACAGAAATatgctatgtagaacaaacatgcctctctgacatgttGAATAATTGATGTTGGCTCTATTCATGGGATTTATATAGACCCACTCCTTATTAGATATAACTGTGCGGACAACCTGTCTGTGGAAAAAAATAGCAGGTTACCTAGGTTTCCCCATTAGCTCACAGAAAAAACTTGACCTttttcaaatacaattttattgtttgcttgttttagtcaattacaaaacGACATTTAATAAAAGTACAACATGTCTAAAGATGAATCTTCtcacaggctctatttccctacttGGGAGCATTACGAAACGTAGGTCAGGACTTTTGACCTGGCTACATAAaacaacacagcagcttttcggcatgttttgttatttctgtataCAAAGCGTCAATAGGAAAGAATGTTGGTTTTACCCAATTTGTTGTCGTGGGTCAAGGGAATTCTTTATTACTACTACgtgaataccgactgggactGTCTGCAATGTACATTAACGTTACCAGTAGCATATATGCACACATTTGGTGgcacagaaaaaaaaaaaatggatagCAAGCAATTTATTGACTACATTTTTATTTGCCActacactatatctgactgggtaaataactttaTTTGGAGTTAATGTGGACCCACTGTCTCAGACTTGACCACTTGGACCAGGACTTGAGCACTGGGACTCAGACATCAGTCATGGGGACTGGTGACTCCATTCGTTACTCGACCAACATTGGTGACTCAGACTTGGACTCGAGCACAGGGGACTTGGGACTCAATTCGGACTTGAGTTTTAGTGACTCGACTGCATCACTGGGCAAAACATTAATTAGCTCCCGTTCAAAGTCATTACCCCACGTTCTACTTTTGGACACCAATGTGGCTGCGACGTCTGTGAAACGTTGATTACAATGTCACTGAGGCGGCCCAGTGACAGAGGTTCAACCCATACTACTTTGCCTATATGTAGGCTGAATTAGGAATGGCCAGATGATTTACATGGCCAGATAATCCATATATATTCTTTATGTGTTTGTCATTTTTCTGCTGTTGGGAAGGGGAATTTGATGTTATGTTATGCAGaaaaatatgttggtaggacaaggctatgtATGTTTGTGCAAATGGGAGTCAGTGGTTTATGTTTACTATAGGTTAATGAGACAATACAAATGTGATGTGACTAAAATGTGACTGAAATTAAAGGGAATGTAGTTTACTAAAATGGCGCACTGTTTGACAATGACCAGACTTAATCATTATTCAAATGACACAAATGTGACTTAAtgttgcactgtcggaactagcacaagcatttcgctacacctacGATAACAACTGCTAACAACTGCTAACAACtgatttggatgttattacaaaGTGAGTAAGACTAGACTAAACCTTTAAAAAAGTGCCAAAATTAACACTGTATCAATGTGCAATATACGTCTAAATGCCAGCTAGCCTACATTTGCACACCTTtggaaaatgttatttgattataaTATTTCAATGGCACTACCGCAACAACGTTGACACTAGAGCCAACACTCAATTGCCACCTATTTGCTCTGTACGCTTGAGATGCGTTTTGTGGTTTCAACGGACAGCTACCGTGTGTCTACGGTTTCAGGACCATGGATAGCCACTGAATGGGCGCAACTGACAAACGCTTGAATAGGCTACTCTTCGCAGTTTATATAATATCATACCAACAATCAGTCACATTCAGCAATACAAATCCCAACCTCATAGCACGGAATAATTTCGTCATAAATTGCCAAAATAGCCTACTTTATCTCACAGTCAGTTATACATTTCTTCATAATTTAAGTCCAGAGATGGGTGGCCAACGTCcttgaagaaaataaaaaagagTCACTTGATTTGAGAGTTGTGATTAGAGTGGAAACACCAAGAATCCAGAAAACGTTGAGTACCTCCATCCACCCATTAGATCCCCCCTCTCAAGCTTCAAGTAGAGTTTGTCCTCTCGTTCCAGGTGCAGAAGGACTGAATTGCTCGCAGCCTCTCGAGTGACATCATGGTCCCCGGCGAAAGCTGATATTATAGGATATTCGTTGTGCATCAAGTTTACCTGCAGAGTGTTATGCCATGGGtataataaagacatgaaaagcACAATTCAATTGCATCACAATACAGACCTCCCTATACACTTACCTGTATAGTCTGTCGGTTGTAAACCTTCACCACATGGAAGCTAAAACTGTAAATGCCTCTTCTTGGTGCTTGAAATACACTCGCTTGCAGCTTGAAATGGTTGCCAATGTTCACTAATACCTGCAATGAGAAAAACATCAAACGTCCTAAAGAGCACAAACATACATTGTCAATATTAGCCTATGAAAAGACACAAATCATGAAAGACATAAATAATCTCGAACCTGGTCAAAGTAGATGGTTGGAGACGTATTGCTCATATCAGAAGGTTCGTGGTTCGTTCCCCTGAGTGCAGAGAAAGCCACTTTAGCACCGCTTGCCCGGACAGATATCCCGAAGGATGAGGTCAACGCTCCCTCTGCAGACGGGTTCGCATCACAAACCACCAGACACTTTCCCTCCAAAACAAGAGGTTCTGTGTAATTCTGTCCCAGCGAAAGAGCAACGCCAAATCCTAGGAGGACCAATGATATCATGGTACAAAATCGAAGAAACATTGTCTGCTAAACTGTAACACAGTTTATGGTTTGCGATTGCTCTGCTTATCAGTTTTGTGACAATCAGTCCTCCTTCAAACctgctctatctctctttctttctttctttctttctttctttctttctttctttctttctttctttctttctctctctcgctctttcactccctccctgcctccctcactcactcagtcactcactgacTCCCTCACACACAGTATATGTATAGTGCAGTGTCAAGGCTGTGATATGAGTTACAATTGCACCATCAAGTGGTTGGTTGGCAAATGCTAAATGAGCACGTATGCCTGCCTGTATCTGTCTATATAAAATAGGTCAAATGAAAGAAAAGGAGAGTTGCCGGTAGATGGTATTCTGATATTCATGGAAAGCCCAATGTAGACTGTTCTCTGTTAAATCACACCCAGGGTCATATTGACAACATTTTACAGTCAATATGACCTACTTTTTGTACTTAACATTATTGCTTACCATATTGGAACAGATGGTATGTCTGATGATAACTGTTTTCTTCTCAAATCTCTATTAAGTCTATTTGAACTAAAGACTTTAATCTCCGGTTTTGGATCATCTCCATAATAATCATGTGTCTAAATCTGTCAAAATACTATGTTTTGTATGCAAAGCTACATCAGAATGATTGTTTAGTGGGTAGAATTTAGGGACTCCtgaacatagactacacaccacaCTTGGGTGCAGCTCATCCAAACTGCAGCTAAAACTTGCCTTGATATTCCAAGCATGGCACAATTGCTTATGGCTCCGTGCAGATATTGTGTAATTACAGATTTGATACTGACTGTGTCCACAGCGGTCTCAGACTAGCTAGTCTGTGCATATGGATAGCTATGTGCATGTGGTCTCACGAGACCGATACAGTATAATGCCTTCTTATTAGTTACATAATACTTAAAAAGAAACATTCATAGAGAAATATAAACCTTGTTCAACATTCATACATGTTTCATGGTAAGAAAGTGGCATTGCCATTATAATGTGACTGGTGAGTGCGTTTGGGGAATGGACACAGTCAGTGACTGACTCAATTCCTCTGTGTCATCATGAATTCAGATTTTGCTATTCTGAGTGTGCAAAAAAATTAAGACCTGTTCATTGTCCTGATAAAACTCTGAATAACAACAATCTGCCTCACAGAAACTAAAGCCAGATGGATTGTATTGTCAGATTTGTCTCCCTTCTGTAGAAAATCAAGGGAGTTGATTTCTCTTTGGTCTGGAAGAGTGAGAAGTAATCCAGCTTTGCAACATTGAGGCAATGTGAATGAAATACGTGTTTGCAATACTTATATGAGAAACTCAAGCTCATCTTTTTCCTCAGAAATATTGAATGATATGGATCTGTTTAAATATACATTTTCTGAAACCTTTATGGAATTCAAAATACTTTACTTTTACTTTATTTCTTCATCCCATATGGCAGTCAAAAACATTCAACAGAAATGCATGGGTTTTTTTCACAGATAAAAGGCATGGCAAAGAGACAaaatactacatactgtatagtgAGTTCAGGTTGAGTTTATAGGACTGTCTTTATTTTTGCATGGATTGCAGATTTAAAAAACGTGCGTATAATATGAGATGTTATTTCCACACAGCGAACTGACTGTTGTGTCAGCAAACCCTGTTCAACACACCCTATTGCCCATAATCATTTCACACCTGGGACACCTGGCCTTAAGGAATGAAATGCAATTCTGGCAAGAGGACAGCTGAACATATTACTGCAGCTCCCCACCCTCCTCTGTCTGCATCTGTTTGATACTTTGTTCATGTTGTTTGGATGATTCCTTTCATTTGCGTTTTTCTCATCATAGTGAAGTTTAATATGCAGCATTATCCAGTATTATGATCTTGCTTCCTGTATGGACCCACGGTTACCTTCTACTCATATGGGAAAGGCTTCAGACAGAGGTTGCCAAAGTTCATTTGAGACTGGATGAACCCTCCTCCCATCTGTTTTCTGAGACCCATTGCCAAGTAAACTTTTGTTAATTGCATCAAGCCTTATTCTAGCTTCCCTGCTGCCTATCATAACAATGATCCCCAATTGGGGTTGATTTTAAGTTGCGTCTAAAATGCCAATTCAATTTCTTGAATTTGAATTGGCCACACCCTGCAGGAAGCAGAAGTTGAATTGAATATGAATGAAAGAAGTAGAATTTAATTTGATGAAATTCATTGAAAGTCAAATGGATAATTTCTTCCATAAATCATTAAGCAAATGTTTATTTTGTATATAATGAATGTACGGTAAGCAATACTATTTTTTCAATTTTCTTGAAACATTTAAACGTATTTC from Salvelinus fontinalis isolate EN_2023a chromosome 26, ASM2944872v1, whole genome shotgun sequence includes:
- the LOC129824071 gene encoding cerebellin-2-like, encoding MFLRFCTMISLVLLGFGVALSLGQNYTEPLVLEGKCLVVCDANPSAEGALTSSFGISVRASGAKVAFSALRGTNHEPSDMSNTSPTIYFDQVLVNIGNHFKLQASVFQAPRRGIYSFSFHVVKVYNRQTIQVNLMHNEYPIISAFAGDHDVTREAASNSVLLHLEREDKLYLKLERGDLMGGWRYSTFSGFLVFPL